The proteins below are encoded in one region of Apostichopus japonicus isolate 1M-3 chromosome 22, ASM3797524v1, whole genome shotgun sequence:
- the LOC139963347 gene encoding alpha-(1,3)-fucosyltransferase 7-like, which yields MEGRLYTTIVSLLTFILAMTAIYWGNGRNSVQIYTYQPPSYRKINARLVVADQMRTPSLIPVISMFNESKQTTYPASERLSSPTSDSNDKTSQHTPLGIGGFGGGNVTNSSLPTREGGIPSNCVKQIQLWSKFAFAFPEQDYDCANTNCKARYIHSNSYQRLATSHAVILHHKGTWRWEDIARNRPDGQMWIYMSKESPLNSKKMKSENPSQMAYNWSMTFHTDSEVTIPYGRYFGNSPEIPQSDDRNWASEKTRLVAWMASNCGVTSWGRTKFVRDLQKYVQVDTYGACGKLKCPRNSEACDRILSSHKFYLSLENSECEDYITEKFWDKGLRKDMVPIVYGTTRKDYEKVAPPYSFIHISDYKNMPNLADYIKYLDKNDTAYNEYFEWKKKGSVESYNQLQAHTAQDFFCGIVKKLEEIDERVFKTGHTQPEIMDINNWWRASCHHRKTIWSP from the exons ATGGAGGGCAGGCTATATACCACCATTGTATCATTATTGACTTTCATTTTGGCGATGACGGCAATTTATTGGGGAAATGGCAGAAATTCCGTACAAATTTACACATACCAGCCTCCATCCTACCGAAAAATTAATGCCAGGTTGGTGGTGGCTGATCAAATGAGGACTCCATCGCTTATACCGGTCATTTCTATGTTCAACGAATCTAAACAAACAACATATCCTGCCTCTGAGAGATTATCTTCGCCAACTTCAGACTCAAATGACAAAACATCTCAACACACACCGCTAGGAATTGGTGGATTTGGCGGTGGAAATGTAACCAACTCATCGTTACCAACTAGAGAAGGCGGAATACCTTCTAATTGCGTGAAACAAATACAACTCTGGTCTAAATTCGCTTTTGCCTTCCCTGAGCAGGACTATGACTGTGCTAACACTAACTGTAAGGCACGGTACATACACAGTAATTCCTATCAGAGGTTAGCTACGAGCCACGCAGTCATACTACATCACAAAGGAACATGGCGCTGGGAAGATATcgcaag AAATCGACCAGATGGTCAGATGTGGATTTACATGTCCAAAGAGAGCCCTCTAAActccaaaaaaatgaaatcagaGAACCCTTCCCAAATGGCTTACAACTGGTCAATGACATTCCATACCGATTCAGAAGTCACCATTCCGTATGGAAGGTACTTTGGGAATTCACCGGAAATCCCTCAAAGTGACGATCGAAATTGGGCGTCTGAAAAGACGAGGTTGGTGGCCTGGATGGCGTCAAACTGTGGGGTTACCTCTTGGGGTAGGACCAAATTTGTACGGGATCTTCAGAAGTATGTTCAAGTCGATACGTACGGCGCATGTGGAAAATTGAAATGTCCACGGAATAGTGAAGCATGTGACCGAATCTTGAGCAGTCATAAATTTTACTTGTCGTTAGAGAACAGTGAATGTGAGGATTATATCACGGAGAAATTTTGGGATAAAGGACTGCGTAAAGACATGGTGCCGATAGTTTATGGCACAACACGTAAAGATTACGAGAAGGTAGCGCCGCCATATTCGTTTATTCATATCAGTGATTATAAAAATATGCCGAATCTGGCGGATTACATCAAATATCTGGATAAGAATGATACAGCTTATAATGAATATTTTGAATGGAAGAAAAAAGGATCGGTAGAAAGTTATAACCAATTGCAAGCACATACTGCGCAAGACTTCTTCTGTGGAATTGTGAAAAAGTTGGAGGAGATAGATGAACGGGTTTTCAAAACAGGTCACACCCAGCCTGAAATTATGGACATTAACAACTGGTGGCGGGCTTCATGTCATCATCGTAAAACCATTTGGTCGCCTTAA